The Poseidonibacter lekithochrous region GATGAAAGACCAAGACATATTGAGTTTTCAAAAACTGGTGATAAGGTTTGGGCATCAAGTGAGATTGGTGGAACTGTAGTGGTTATAGATACAAAAACTAAAGAATCTATTTCAAAAATTTCTTTTAAAATTCCAGGAGTATATAAAGACAAAATTCAACCAGTTGGGATTAACTTAACTTCTGATGGTAAATATGCTTTCGTTGCACTTGGACCTGCGAATCATGTAGCAGTAGTTGATGCAAAAACATACGATGTAATTAAGTATTTATTAGTAGGAAAAAGAGTTTGGCAATTGGCTTTATCAAATAATGAAACAAAACTATATACTACAAATGGTGTTAGTGGTGATGTGTCAATTATTGATGTGAAAAACTTAAAAGTTGAAAAAACTATTAAGGTAGGAAGATATCCTTGGGGGATTGCGGTTAAACCGTCAAAATAATTCTATGGAAAAACAACTTGAAATAAAAAATATATCTTATAAGTATGATAAAGAACTTGTTCTGAAGAATATAAATTTAGAGATAAAAAAAGCTTCTTTTTTAGTTTTACTTGGACTTAATGGTGCTGGTAAATCTACATTATTTGCATTAATTACTAGATTATTGAAGATTCAATCAGGAGATATTTATATTGATTCTTTTCATATAAGTGATTATAAAAATGCTTTAAAAAATATTGGTATTGTATTTCAAGAACCAACACTTGATTTAGATTTAAGTGTAAAGCAAAATTTAGTTTTTTCAGGCTCTTTAAAAGGTCTTTCTTTTAAACAGACAATGGACTCGATAAAAGAAGAAATTAAAACTTTAGATTTAGAAGAAAAACTAGATGTAAAAGTTCGAAGTTTAAATGGTGGTCATAGAAGAAGAGTAGAAATACTAAGAGCTTTAATA contains the following coding sequences:
- a CDS encoding ATP-binding cassette domain-containing protein codes for the protein MEKQLEIKNISYKYDKELVLKNINLEIKKASFLVLLGLNGAGKSTLFALITRLLKIQSGDIYIDSFHISDYKNALKNIGIVFQEPTLDLDLSVKQNLVFSGSLKGLSFKQTMDSIKEEIKTLDLEEKLDVKVRSLNGGHRRRVEILRALINSPKLLLLDEATSGLDIKSRYEIIAYIKGLVEKRGISVLWITHLFDEIDNNDEVAIIKKGEIISTGLAKDLIKENNMDSLTQVFESLTK